Proteins co-encoded in one Deinococcota bacterium genomic window:
- the paaZ gene encoding phenylacetic acid degradation bifunctional protein PaaZ yields MILPSYVMGDWASGAGEGLLVVDAVYGEPVSRISADGLDLVGVLQYGREVGGHALRTMTFHERAVMLRALAVHLMEKKEAFYELSYQTGTTRKDAWIDIEGGIGTLFAYSSLVRRELPNEPFLVEDAPIALSKGGTFAALHLLSPKEGVAVHIGAFNFPCWGMLEKLAPTLAAGMPAVVKPAPQTAYLAEAVFREMIVSGLLPEGAVQLVSGDAVDFFPHLVEQDVVTFTGSAAVGRKLRAHPNVIARAIPFTLENDSLNAAILGETVKPGEPEFDLFVREVVREMTVKAGQKCTAIRRVLVPRDRVEAVADALRVRLEGVTVGDPRREEVHMGPLVSTQQRSEVSAQVQRLKQSCEPIYEGRLEPLGGDLARGGFYPPTLLYCDRPHQATEPHELEAFGPVSTLMPYETAAAAAELAKLGRGSLVSSVFTFDRAEARRLVLAIAPHHGRLLVVNRDNAKESTGHGSPLPQLVHGGPGRAGGGEELGGARAIKHFMQRTAVQADPTTLMHISSEYVPGAQTTGDAVHPFRKAFEDLSIGETYTTHRRTVSEADIVNFAGVSGDYFYAHMDELAAKDSLFERRVAHGYFLVSAAAGLFVDPRPGPVLANYGLENLRFIEPVGIGDTIQAQLTVKRKTKKDRRHPEDRATGVVAWDVKITNQSGEPVALYTILTLVARKET; encoded by the coding sequence ATGATCCTTCCCAGCTACGTCATGGGCGACTGGGCCAGCGGCGCGGGCGAGGGCCTGCTCGTCGTCGACGCCGTCTACGGCGAGCCCGTCAGCCGCATCAGCGCGGACGGCTTAGACCTTGTGGGCGTCCTCCAGTACGGCCGCGAGGTGGGCGGCCACGCCCTGCGAACGATGACCTTTCACGAGCGCGCCGTGATGCTGCGCGCGCTGGCCGTGCATCTCATGGAAAAGAAAGAGGCCTTTTACGAGCTGTCCTACCAGACGGGCACGACCCGTAAGGACGCCTGGATCGACATCGAGGGCGGCATCGGCACGCTGTTCGCCTACTCGAGCCTGGTGCGGCGCGAGCTGCCCAACGAGCCCTTCCTGGTCGAGGACGCGCCCATCGCCCTCTCCAAGGGCGGCACCTTTGCCGCCCTGCACCTGCTCAGTCCCAAGGAGGGCGTGGCGGTACACATCGGCGCCTTCAACTTTCCCTGCTGGGGCATGCTCGAGAAGCTCGCGCCGACGCTCGCCGCGGGCATGCCCGCCGTCGTCAAGCCCGCGCCGCAGACGGCCTACCTGGCCGAGGCGGTGTTTCGGGAGATGATCGTAAGCGGGCTGCTGCCCGAGGGCGCGGTGCAGCTCGTCAGCGGCGACGCGGTGGACTTTTTCCCCCACCTCGTGGAGCAGGACGTGGTGACCTTTACGGGCTCCGCCGCGGTCGGCAGAAAGCTCCGGGCGCACCCCAACGTCATCGCCAGGGCCATTCCCTTCACCCTCGAGAACGACTCCCTAAACGCCGCCATCTTGGGCGAGACGGTCAAGCCGGGCGAGCCCGAGTTCGATCTGTTCGTGAGGGAGGTGGTGCGCGAGATGACCGTCAAGGCGGGCCAGAAGTGCACCGCCATCCGCCGCGTGCTGGTGCCAAGGGACAGGGTCGAGGCCGTCGCCGACGCGCTCAGGGTGCGCCTCGAGGGCGTCACCGTGGGCGACCCGCGCCGCGAGGAGGTCCACATGGGGCCGCTCGTCAGCACCCAGCAACGAAGCGAGGTCTCGGCCCAGGTACAGCGGCTCAAGCAGAGCTGCGAGCCCATCTACGAGGGCCGGCTCGAGCCCTTGGGCGGTGACTTGGCAAGGGGCGGCTTCTACCCGCCGACGCTGCTCTACTGCGACCGGCCCCACCAGGCGACGGAGCCGCACGAGCTCGAGGCCTTTGGCCCGGTGAGCACCCTGATGCCCTACGAGACGGCGGCCGCGGCCGCCGAACTCGCCAAGCTGGGGCGCGGCTCCCTGGTGAGCTCGGTGTTTACCTTTGACCGCGCCGAGGCGAGGCGGCTCGTCTTAGCCATCGCGCCCCATCACGGCCGTCTCCTGGTCGTCAACCGCGACAATGCCAAGGAGTCCACCGGGCACGGCTCTCCCCTGCCGCAGCTCGTCCACGGCGGGCCGGGGCGGGCGGGCGGCGGCGAGGAGTTGGGCGGCGCGCGCGCGATCAAGCACTTCATGCAGCGCACCGCGGTGCAGGCCGACCCCACCACGCTCATGCACATCTCGAGCGAGTACGTGCCGGGCGCGCAGACCACCGGCGACGCGGTCCATCCCTTTCGCAAAGCCTTCGAGGACCTCAGCATCGGCGAGACCTACACCACCCACCGGCGCACCGTCTCGGAAGCGGACATCGTCAACTTCGCGGGCGTCTCGGGCGACTACTTCTACGCGCACATGGACGAGCTGGCGGCCAAGGATTCGCTCTTCGAGAGGCGGGTGGCGCACGGCTACTTTCTCGTTTCGGCCGCGGCGGGCCTGTTCGTCGATCCCCGACCCGGCCCGGTCCTGGCCAACTACGGCCTCGAGAACCTGCGCTTTATAGAGCCCGTCGGCATCGGCGACACCATTCAGGCCCAGCTGACCGTCAAGCGCAAGACCAAGAAGGACAGGCGCCATCCCGAAGACCGGG